Proteins encoded by one window of Salvia splendens isolate huo1 chromosome 7, SspV2, whole genome shotgun sequence:
- the LOC121810490 gene encoding uncharacterized protein LOC121810490 — protein sequence MSLGELRGNEGKIPATVQQPGRENISEVSLRSGKVYQSPSPPAVSPESTTGQSHQEEGESSGADQAKGRDNGKAKVGGETSGERQGEEVEKVKPYPYSGMVTRKKDATIDVTSMFKDVEVKVPLLTALKMPPISKFIKDYLAGKVNEDERMITEENVSAVILWSNLPSKKTDAGMFTLPISIGDIQVEHAMCDLGASINVLPYAIYKKLGEAKLVDTDIMIQLADRSCIHPRGILEDVIMKVNNFLYPADFFVIKMTEPAEKESSGVLLGRPFPSMANTIIDVRNRTISLDFNGEQFTFNIGEAMKRPADNENVYSVDVTEPLGQEYLEEEF from the coding sequence ATGTCACTGGGAGAGCTGAGAGGGAACGAAGGGAAAATCCCCGCTACTGTGCAGCAGCCTGGGCGTGAGAACATAAGTGAAGTCTCCCTGAGGTCAGGGAAGGTATACCAGAGCCCCAGCCCACCTGCAGTGTCCCCAGAGTCTACGACTGGACAGAGCCACCAAGAAGAAGGAGAGTCCAGTGGAGCGGATCAAGCCAAAGGAAGAGATAATGGGAAAGCGAAAGTGGGCGGCGAGACCTCAGGAGAGAGACAAGGAGAAGAAGTTGAAAAGGTCAAGCCGTACCCATACAGCGGAATGGTGACCAGGAAGAAAGACGCCACAATCGACGTGACCAGTATGTTCAAAGACGTGGAAGTCAAGGTGCCACTCCTGACGGCGTTGAAGATGCCCCCGATTAGCAAGTTTATCAAGGACTACCTGGCGGGGAAGGTCAATGAAGACGAGAGAATGATCACAGAAGAGAATGTCTCTGCAGTAATCCTGTGGAGCAACCTCCCCTCAAAGAAGACCGACGCAGGGATGTTCACACTCCCGATTTCAATTGGGGATATTCAAGTGGAGCACGCCATGTGCGATCTCGGGGCATCTATCAACGTTCTGCCGTATGCTATTTATAAGAAGCTGGGAGAGGCTAAGCTGGTCGACACCGACATCATGATACAGCTAGCCGACAGATCTTGCATTCACCCGAGGGGAATTCTGGAAGATGTAATCATGAAGGTGAACAATTTTCTGTACCcagccgacttcttcgtcatcaaGATGACAGAGCCAGCAGAGAAGGAGTCCAGCGGAGTTCTGTTGGGAAGACCATTCCCGTCGATGGCCAACACTATAATCGACGTCCGTAATAGGACGATCAGTTTGGACTTCAACGGAGAACAATTTACGTTCAACATCGGCGAAGCAATGAAGAGGCCGGCAGACAATGAAAATGTGTATTCAGTGGATGTGACCGAGCCGCTGGGGCAGGAGTATTTGGAAGAGGAGTTCTAA